The genomic DNA CGATGTGCTGACCGTCCAGGACCTGGGCACGCCACCGGCAAGCCAGTGGCAGCGTCCGGCCATCGATGGTTCAACGGTGGCCTTCCTGCAATACACCTCGGGCTCTACCGGCTCGCCAAAAGGCGTCGAGGTGCGTCAGCGCAACCTGATCGCCAACGTCGAACTGATGCGCCAGGCCTACGCCTTCGACGAGCACGGCGCCATGGTCAACTGGCTGCCGCTGTACCACGACATGGGCCTGATCGGCGGTATGCTGGCCCCGCTCTACAGCGGCATGCCGTGCTACCTGATGGCCTCCCAGACCTTCGTCAATGCGCCGTCGACCTGGTTGCAAGCGTTGAGTCGCTACCGCGCCACCGCCAGTTTCGCTCCCAACTTCGCCTATGCCCTGTGCAACCGCGTGGTCAGCGACAACCTGATCGCGCAGCTCGACCTGAGCGCCTGGAAACACGCCATCAACGGCGCCGAACCGATCCACCCCGGCACCCTGGAAGCCTTCGCCCAGCGCTTTGCCGCCTGTGGCCTGAACCCGTTGGCCATCAGCCCCGGTTATGGCCAGGCCGAAGCGACCCTGTGTGTCAGCGCCACACCGGCCGACGCGCTGCCGGTGGTGCTGCGCCTGGACAAGGCCGTGCTGGAAACCGGCCGCGTGGCGCTGGCGGCGACCGATGCCGCCGCCGTGGAGTTCGTCGCCTGTGGTTACCCGCAAGCCTTGCACAGCATCGCCATCGTCGACCCACAGACCTTCGAGCAATGCGCCGCCGATCGCATCGGCGAAGTCTGGCTCAAAGGCCCGAGCAACGCCGAATCCTACTGGAAGAATCCCGAGGCCACTCGCGAAGCCTTTGAAGCCCGGATTGCCGGTTCATCGGAACATTACCTGCGCTCCGGCGACCTGGGCTTCATGCACCAAGGCCAGGTCGTCATCTGCGGACGGCTCAAGGACCTGTTGATTCTCAATGGGCGAAACCTCTACCCCCACGACATCGAATTCGCCATTACCGACGCCGAGCCGGGCATCCGCACCGGGCGCATCGCCGCCTTCTCGGAAATGGACCCGGCACTGGGCCGCGAGAAGCTGGTGATTGTCGCCGAGCCGCAACGCAAGTTCGTCGACCCGGCGCATCACCCGGCGCTGTTCGCCTCGATGCAAAACGCCGTGCGCGAAGCCGCCGACTGCGGCATCGACCAGATCGTGCTGGTGCAAGCCGGCACCATCCCGATGACCACCAGCGGCAAGATCGCCCGTCAAGGTGCACGCAAACAGCTCGCCGCAGGCACGTTGAGCATCATCGCCCAGAGCGGTGGAACGCTCGCCTCGAACGGCGAAGCCCTTGACCTTGCCGAGTTCAAGCACCTGGCGACCGAAAAGTCGCAACAGGCCCAAGCCGCCTGCCGCCAATGGCTGGAACAGACGCTGCGCGAGGTCAACCCGTATTTTTCCGCCGACTTCGACCTCAGCCTGATCGGCCAGGGCCTGGATTCCATCGGCGTGGCCGACTTTGCCGCGCGCCTGCACAAGGACCTGGGCTGGAACCTCGATACCCAAAGCCTGTTCGGGGACACCACCCTCGGGCAATGGGCACTGGCCCTGCAAAGCTTCCTGAATGAGGCGGTGCCGACGGCCGAGGCTTCGACCGAGCAGGCCAACCTCAGCCAGGGGCATCAATCGTTCGCCCAGCGTCGCCTGTGGTTCCTGCGCCAACTGAACCCGGACGACACCCGTCATAACCTGGTGCTGCACCTGCGCCTGCAAGGTCCGCTGGACATCGAGACGCTGACCCTGCGGTTAAACACGCTGGTCGAGCGGCATGGCGTGTTGCGCACGGTGTACCGCGATGGTGTCGATGGCCCGCAACAACAGGTATTGCCGGCCACAGCGGTAGCGCTGGTCCATCATGATTTGCGTGAGCACAATGAAGCCCAGCAACAACAAGCGCTGAGCCAACGCTTGGCCGACGAACACGCCACCCCGGTCGATCTGCAAGCCGGCCCGCTGCTGCGGGCACAGTTGCTCAGTCGCCATGACCAACAGCATGACCTGCTGCTGACCCTGCACCACATCGCCTTCGACGGGCGCTCGGCGCAACTATTGTTGGCGGAACTGGCGGGGTCGGCGGACGCCGCGCTCCCAGGGCAATACCTCGACTTCGCTCAATGGGAAGCCCGGCACTGGAGCGAACAGCAGATCGCCACCGAGCAGGACTTCTGGCACGGACACCTGGCCGGCCTGCCCCAAACCTTGGAACTGGGTGGCAGCGGCCAGGCCCCGGGCGAGCACAGCCTGGACTTCAACGTGCCCCAGGCCAGCTGCGAACAGTTGGCAGCGCTGGCCCGCGAGCAAGGCATGACCTTGTTCATGCTGTTGCTGGCCAGTTACCAACTGGTGCTCAAGCAACTGGGCGGCCAGCAGCAGTTCCTGCTGGGTACCGACGTCAGCGGCCGGCCACTGGCAGAGCACAACGACGTCATCGGTTTCTTCGTCAACCAGTTGACCCTGCGCTGCGACCTGCGCGGCGAACCGACCCTGGCTGGTTTCCTGGAGCGGGTTCGCGATGAAGCGCGCCTGGTCTATGCCCATCAAGGCCTGCCTTTCGACCTGGTGGTCTCGGCTCTGGCGCCGCAGCGCCGGCCCGGTCACTCGCCGCTGTTCCAAGTCAAGCTCAACTATCAACCGTCACGGGTGGCGCCGACCGCCATCGCCGGCGCGCAGTTGAGCGCGCTGGACGTGGCCCAGGCACCGGGGGATTTCCACCTGGTGCTCGACCTCGTGCACGGCAGCGATGGCCTCGCCGCGACCCTCAAGTATCGCGGCGAATACTTCGACCAGGGCCGAGCCTTGCGTCTGCAACACCTGTGGACGTGCCTGCTGGAACAACTACACACGCTGCTGGACGAGCCGTTGCCGGCGCTGGCCGAGCGCATCGACAGCTGGGACCAAGCCTTTGCCCGTGAGCGACAACAGTCCCAGGCGCTGGCCGGTCGCAGCCAGATGATGCAAGCCAAACGTCGCTCCTTGTCCCTTTAACCGAGTCGGATGCAATTATGTCTATCGTGCCCCCATCGCCACGCGCCCTCGGTGCAGTGCGTCGCAAAGCCATGAACGTCTCGGAACAACAGTTGGTGACCGAGCGCCTGCTCAGCCCGGACCACGCCCTGCCCCTGGTGATCGAGCCCGCGGTCAGTGGTGTCGATCTGGTCGCCTGGGCGGCCCGGGAACGCGAGTCGTTGGAAAAGAAACTGCTGCAATACGGCGCCCTGTTGTTTCGCGGCTTCAACGTCGCGTCCGTGGAACAATTCGACCAGGTGATCGCCGCCCTCTCTCCCGGCGCGCTGGAATACATGTTCCGCGCCTCGCCCCGGACCCGGGTCGGCGGCAACATCTACACCTCGACCGACTACCCGGCCGACCAGATGATTTTCCCCCACAACG from Pseudomonas beijingensis includes the following:
- a CDS encoding condensation domain-containing protein, producing MFSFEHWIDVLEANAQHFPQRAALHFLPDGVEIGETLTFAQLHEQSRSLAAALQARYAPGDRVLLMLPSSLDYARAFCACLYAGLIAVPLFPPPSRKPRHLDRVRNVVVDAEPALIFAPADYREGLLELVEGRVDVLTVQDLGTPPASQWQRPAIDGSTVAFLQYTSGSTGSPKGVEVRQRNLIANVELMRQAYAFDEHGAMVNWLPLYHDMGLIGGMLAPLYSGMPCYLMASQTFVNAPSTWLQALSRYRATASFAPNFAYALCNRVVSDNLIAQLDLSAWKHAINGAEPIHPGTLEAFAQRFAACGLNPLAISPGYGQAEATLCVSATPADALPVVLRLDKAVLETGRVALAATDAAAVEFVACGYPQALHSIAIVDPQTFEQCAADRIGEVWLKGPSNAESYWKNPEATREAFEARIAGSSEHYLRSGDLGFMHQGQVVICGRLKDLLILNGRNLYPHDIEFAITDAEPGIRTGRIAAFSEMDPALGREKLVIVAEPQRKFVDPAHHPALFASMQNAVREAADCGIDQIVLVQAGTIPMTTSGKIARQGARKQLAAGTLSIIAQSGGTLASNGEALDLAEFKHLATEKSQQAQAACRQWLEQTLREVNPYFSADFDLSLIGQGLDSIGVADFAARLHKDLGWNLDTQSLFGDTTLGQWALALQSFLNEAVPTAEASTEQANLSQGHQSFAQRRLWFLRQLNPDDTRHNLVLHLRLQGPLDIETLTLRLNTLVERHGVLRTVYRDGVDGPQQQVLPATAVALVHHDLREHNEAQQQQALSQRLADEHATPVDLQAGPLLRAQLLSRHDQQHDLLLTLHHIAFDGRSAQLLLAELAGSADAALPGQYLDFAQWEARHWSEQQIATEQDFWHGHLAGLPQTLELGGSGQAPGEHSLDFNVPQASCEQLAALAREQGMTLFMLLLASYQLVLKQLGGQQQFLLGTDVSGRPLAEHNDVIGFFVNQLTLRCDLRGEPTLAGFLERVRDEARLVYAHQGLPFDLVVSALAPQRRPGHSPLFQVKLNYQPSRVAPTAIAGAQLSALDVAQAPGDFHLVLDLVHGSDGLAATLKYRGEYFDQGRALRLQHLWTCLLEQLHTLLDEPLPALAERIDSWDQAFARERQQSQALAGRSQMMQAKRRSLSL